agatgcaacaTTACATCACtcaagatggattggtggcaggtggctgcggcggcctcatacccgacaGGCGTCCTGATTGAgtagtgcgccggactggtgggtgtcccatacccggcaggcgtcctggttgggacctcaagtcttagatgttaggtttggctgcgaggtctgtttggtattacgCCCAGAATATCAGCATCCCTacatcaattggataggagtagcgacagatgttgcctagacggtggctttagtcttactgttgtatgactttgtaaggtcttgtatgaataattaataaagtagatgcatgcatcgtccagatgcagagaccggggtcctcctccatttcttaAAAAAAATCTACACACAAAACCTGGAGTTTAGCTGATGGTTCACGTTAATGAAAACTTCGCTATAACTATCGAACAAGACTAATTAACAACAAAATGACACTTGACAGTTCAGATAGTATGCCATTATCACCATCGTACAGCACAGAAAAATTACTTCTAACAATAGTTAAACAATCCCAGTAGAAAATAAATCAAAATGTACTACTTTTTCCACTTTGGTGCTGATCTTCCAGATTGCAGTTCTGAGAACTCTGGATTCGTTGTGATTGAGTCAACAACACCACAGCCAGGATTAGAACAATCTGATAGCTCGGTGCCGCCTTTGTTTGATCTGCAAGGAGGGGGGCGCAGGTGCTTGAGTCATTTTTTCAAGGGAAAAAGATAAGTATGCAAATCAAACATGAGACGGCATCTTTTTGAACAGGGTAAATACCTGTTAGAGAGCGCATCCATGCCGACGCGAGTGAGAGCACGGCCATGTGCTGATGGTCTAAAGAGGTGGCTTCTTCGATAGCCATGGATGGAGCTCTCATGCTGCGAGCAAAGGAGTTGTGGCGCAAAATGGGCTCCTCATCCGCAATATGTAGCGGTCTGGAAGATGAACAGTATCACAGATGAATGAGCAGAGGATTGCTTTTTTATTCATTGGGCATTGGCTCAAGTGCTAAAGCGTTTAGATAGGTGTGCCATCCATCATTACGAAGAAAAAAAAACTAGCCTCCGCAGGCCTAGGGGTGTGCCAGCTAATCGGTGCAATCAAAGAGACTAATGAGGCCTCGGGCTGTTTGGGCCTTAATCGTTTTTTTATTCAAATGGTACACGGATCCACATGCAGAAGCCTGGGCAATCCAACGGCGTACCATGGTCCAGAATCGTGCCTCTCCTTTATCGAGATAGAGTTTGGGATGGTACTGATCTTAAAATTACATTTAGGAGATGTTTCTGAGGAGCTTCTTATACTATGGTTTGAGCTTTTTGAAATAGCTAATTCCATTCAATTTTCTGATGTGGATGACTCTCTACTTTGCATTCTTAATTCTATTGGTGTTTAACTGTCAAATCTTTTAATAAAATTGTTAATCTCAGAGGAGTTCTCCCTAGCAATGCCCCTGCTGTCTAAAATTCCTGCCAGGAATCATATTTTTCTGTGGCTGTTGGTCAACAACAAAATATTGACTAGGGATAACCTGTGCAAGAGACAGAATGCTCCTGATACTACCTGTGTTTTTTGTTCAGAATCTGAATCCTGTCACCATATTTTTTTAGTTGCCTTGTTTCGATTGAGTTCTGGAAAGCTGTCACGAGGATTACTGGCTATAGGGGGGACATAAATATGTTTTCTTTCTCTGCTTGCTGGGCGGGCGGTGATAGACTGGCCAGGCCCGGAACGCCAAGGGTCGTGCCTCGGCTTGGAGGCTAGGCACACGGGCTGGCACGGCATGGAGTATGCCAGAGTTCATCAGGGAAGTCAATGGCCTCGATTTCTGCCATGTCCTTGAAGAGAGCGATGGAGCGGTTGTCTGCATGCTTCAGATGCTCGAAGAAGAGGGCGTTGCCCTTGTTGTGGATTGAGTTGTGGACGGTGACAAGGTAGCGTGAGGAAGATGAGCAACGTGGCACCACAGCTTGATGACGAGACAACGAATGTCGGAGAGCCACGGTGGGTGTGGATCAGTGGAGGAGCCAGGATTTAAGCAAACCCCgggccaatttttttttttttttgccgaTATTGAAAAACTTTCACACTTACTAACCAAAATAACCGTGTACTAACATTCCAAAAAACTTAACACTTATATGTGTCCCAAATTTCATTTAAAAAATTAAATTTCAGTTCAACAATACATGCAAGACATATACATACTGCTACACACGCAGTTTTTTTTCCATTGAATTTCAGTTCAATGCAGTCCTAGGTTCAGTGTTAAATATCATCTCAAAAGTTCAGTGTTAAATACTTCAGTTATTCAGTATATACGCACTATGCATAGTCTCGGTCAGAAAATTACCCAGCAGCCGGTAGGACCGCAACAACACGGCGGTCTCGTCCTGGAGCGGACGACGCTCGGGGCGCAGCGGAGGTTGGGCTCCCGGCTCGCGCGCAAGACGATGGAGGCCGGAGGGAGGCCGGGAGCTGATGGACTGGTAGCAGCATGGGACGACGGCGCCGGATCGGGACGACAGCGCGGGGGAATGCTGGTAGCGCGGCTAGGGTTGAGCCCGGCAAATGGCGGAGGTCGATCCGCGCGGCGGCTGCATCTGATCCTCTGGAGTCTGGATGTGCGCGTGCGTAGGTCAGCCCGTCGTGCGTGCGTGTGGGACGACGCTCTACATGGAAGAGCATTATGCATGTGGGCTGGGCTACAACCTGGGTCCATATCGAATTCTATATTGGTAATAGCTTTGAAAAAACTccacgccccgggcctgggccctggGTGCCCGGGGCCCAGCTCCGCCCCTGGTGTGGATGGCGTCGCGGATGAAAGATGACGGTGTCGACACTTGGGAGGCACCAACAGGGCATTGGAGGCCAAGCCCATGTCGGAGGAAAATATTGATCAcggaaagagaaaaaaaaattatGCTTTATGTACATATGCCTTGGAGGAAACAAGCAAGATTTCACGCTTGAGTGAAACAGATTGATAAACAACTGTGTACATACACAGAGCTCGAAATCCAATGGGTAGGGGTTTGTAGAATTTACACCTGTAGGAGTGTAGGTACGGACCATATAAAATGTCAAGTTTTGGACATGAACACTTCCATTACAAAATATTTCTCACACAAAGAGGAAGATTTATACCTTCTGCACAGTACAGCTGCCTTCAGCGAGACAAGCAATATCTCACACTTCAGTGAAATAGGTTGAGGTGGTACTTGAGAAGTAGAGTCAAGAGCTGCAGCCTGTTGTGTGCCTAAGACCTCTGAAAGTCACCATCTCAGACTCTCGGTGAAAATAAATATACACTACAGACTGAGACTGTTGTGTCACACCTTTTTGATATAGTACTACAGAATCATCAGATAGTGACTTCTGTAAGAAAAACAAAGAAAGCACAATTTTTAACATAAAGACAGAAAAACCAACAGGATTAATAGAATGAAGGAAAAATATAGATTGCAGGAAAAGAACAGTATGCTACTCCCTCCTAACCATAGTTCAAAGTTGTGACACTTATTTTgaatcggagggagtagtattgaTCAGAACCATTCGTTTTCTCTTAGTATATGAACTTAAGGAAATAGACAATGGCGAAATAACTGAACTTATTTACATGTTGCAAATGTTGACAAATGTTCGAAGAGATGGACAAATAAGGTGTTCCATAATGAATGACAATGTTTGGACAGCTCCTCTTTCAGGCAAGAGTGTGACGTGAATCAACAGTTGGCCAGATAAGTATTCTTATTACTAATGATGGGTGCGCACGAAAAAAAAATTATACCTAATCCAAGTGTCAAGCAATATCTGGCAAAAGAATAAAATAAATAGCTCAATCAAGTCTCACAAGACTGTAGTTCAGAAAACATATTCCAAATGCGCAAAATTACAATACATATATTAGCATCGTATAGACAAACAATGGACATAAATTAAGCAGTGCTACCTCCTATTTGACTAAGACGCAGCAAACAGGACACATCCAATTGATACATATATTGAGTTGCTTGTTTGACACACACAACACATGACACATCCAATTGGATCAATTTGACTGAGCTCGGATGGGATCCGTACATGGATACATCATACATGCATGCAGAGCTAGTGCCCAGTGGCTACTCCAATTAGAACATAATGAAGTATATAAGTGCATAACCGAGAAAACCTTGTAGAAGCAGGAAGCGACGGGAGCAGACGGCGTGGCGTGGCGGCTTCTGGTCCGGCTCGGCAGCTCGGCGCACGGGAGACAAGCACGCCAGCGCCGGGGTGAGGCacggaggcagccaggcaggggaGCGGCTCCAATTCACACCGGAGTGGGCACTGGGGAGCGGGAAGCAGAGCCGGGTTCCGGAGAGGGACATGGCGAGCGGCGGCCGGGAGTGCTCCCGCCGGTGTGGGGACTGGGGAGAGCCGGAGGGGGGCGGCTGCGGCTCGTCCGTGCAGGGCGCAGCTGCTTCAGAGGCTGGGATCGGACCGCTGTTCACTCTGATGCTTATTAGTACCACCTTGCTGGACgaccagcagtagcagcagcttATATACCGCCGAGCGTGGCAGCCAATTTTCCTGCCAAAAAACACGCTGAAACGGATTTGCCATGGAAGCAACTAGCACGCTAATCTCAGCAACCTAGGTTATAGAGTTATAGGCAAGCCACCACCTGTCACTCGACTCATCGTCTTCATCCGTGGAGAAGGAGAATTGGGCGCGATAGTCACGCTGCTTGAGCTTGATAACAACAATGGCGTTGCCAGGCAGCTGCGTAGCCAAGCCAGGAGGGGGTGTGCCGGGGCGGCGCTAGGGGTATTCTTGGGTCTTCACGTGAATACCGTGATCTTTACAAAACAGTGACAATTTTTGAAAAACAGCAATGATTTTGGCAAAATGAATACACAAGAATACCCGGATGCAAATTCCTGGAGGGTGTGGAGCCACAAGCCACCATGACCAGCATGTAGGCGATGGTGTGGACGTGTGGTCACCATCGAAACAGTACCGGTCGGCCGTGCAGAAATCGCCGAGGTGGGAGAAGAAGTACTCCGCACGGTTCGACCTCTGAATGCTAGAGTTCATCAGAAAAGTCGATGGCTTCATTTCAGCCATGTCCTCGAAGAGAGTGGTGGAGCGGTTGTCTGCGTTCTCCATCACTCCATGAGCTCGAAGAAGAGGGTGTTGCCCTCGTGTGGATTAGGTTGCGGCAGGTGATGCGGTAGTGCTCCTTGGCGTTGGGAAAGGTGGGCAGCGTGGGCCACGGCTTGATGACGAGACGGCGAATGTCAGAGAGCCACGGTGGGTGTTGATGGCGTCGCGGATGAAAACAGAAGGTGCGGTGCATGGCCACCTTCAGGCGGATGTAGGAGAGGATTGAAACCTCGCGCACGAGGCACTTGGAGGTGGTGGTGCAGGGAAGCCCATGTGACCATGTCGGAGGAAAATATTGATCACACAAAGAGCAAAAAAAAAGTATATGCTTTCGGTACATGTGCCTTCGAGGAAACAAGCAAGATTTCACATCCAGTTGTAAATTGATCACCGTGCACGCACACGGCCGCCTACATGTTCTGAATGATTCTGAAAATAATGGTTGCAGAATGTGTGGCCTTAACGTTTACATACAGAAGCAACCACTCGATTTCCATGTTTCAGCCTGTAATAACCTTTTTTACTTGGCACGATTATATCAAAAGTTTGAATTGTTATGAAAAGATAGATATATTCACCTCCATGTCCATCAAGTTTGGCAATCAGGTAGGAGGTAGCTGCTAAACATGCAGACTGCAATCAGGGCTCCAACTCAAATTCCAGTAACACACAAGTTCAGAGCtgccaaaactgacagaaaaagaTGCAGTGATAGGAGCTATAAGGGTAAGACTGAGGAAGTGGACATGGCTTTTACCTGCGCACATGgggtggcccggctcttagtggGCGTTCTGGACATTGATTTTATCCCGAACGTGGTTAACTGGTTTTATCGGGGAGAGGTGTTTCCTCTTGAGATAGAGTTTGAGGATGCCGAGTTGTTTGCCGATGTGGGTTCTGGGGCTGATATGGACATGCACGAGGGGGATGGTGATGCCGGTGCTCGTGAGGACCCGACTGAGGAGGCAGGACGAGAGAGGGCCAATGGGCCTAGTACGGCTGCTCAGTTGCCCGGTGATGGTTCTGGAGTAGAACCTGCATCGGCTCCGACGGTACCGATGAGTACATTGcgttttgggtccttcgagccaGCTTCGGCTCCTCCTCGGCTTTGGAGTGACAGGGTTGAGTCTGATGATTGCTTTGAGTGTATGCTCCCTCCTTTGGAGTTTGATGTGGTGGCTATTCCTGGGATGGTTACGGGGGTGGAGCCTCAGGTGGGTTCGCTTCCTACTACTGTGGCTTCGAGTAGGGATATTACGACAGGTTTGGAGGTGCTCTCTGGGGAGGGGAGTCTAGGGCAGGTGGCCCCGGCCTCCCACTCTCGTGGTCTGGTGCAGGTCACACCGGTGAGGCCGGCGTTGGTCGGCAGTGGAGGAGGTAGCCTAGCCGTCTATCCCACTGCGACGCCGGTACCGGTCGGCTTGGCCAGTGCCGGGGTAGCGAGCCCGAGGCAGGAGGCCTCGGCTCCTGCTTCTCCGATTGGGGCGGTGGCTCTCGCGCCGGCGGCTGCGCTGGGGAGAGAGCTGGGGCAGGTGGCCGTGGCTCTCCCCTCCGCTCCGGTAGTCGGGCGGAATGCTTCTCTTTCGACTTCCTCGTCTGCGGTCAGGAGGACCGCACCGTCGACGACTCCGACGCTTCGCTCTGAGCCGGTGGGCGGGGCAGGAGGAGGGAGTGGGCAGGTGGCCCCAGTGGACCCGTCTCTTGTCCTACCCGCCGGGCACTTGTCCGAGGGCATTGGGAGCCCGCGGCCTTCTCATTCGTGAGAGGAGGTTATTGCCTTTGGCGGGGTCCCAGACCCGGTCTCCACGGGGAGACGGATGAGTGCTCGCGTTATGGACCTTCCGGAGGTGGACGATATGCAGCaacggtgcgctatgagggcggccaagcttcacgATGCTGCGATATCTTCTGGTTATTTTCCGAGCTACGGCATTGATCCGTTcttggtcgctactcactccgatggaggccagggagcatttggttactggatctatccgttgggagatggtagctcgggatatcttcaaccggtttggatggcggtcatgtaataggatagcaaattagtttacctatctattgttagccagccggttgtggcatcttTTTCGGGCTAGTTTGTGCATCTAGCCGTCCATCGCTCTTGTGTGAGCTGCAtttatctttttcttttttatctGGAGACTGTGGAACCTTGTTGgcactttttgttatttggttaataagatggccgtatgcatcgctctgatgcagaggccggggaaacccccttttcgaaaagaaaaaaaaaggagctATAAGGGCGGCTGCACATCCATGTTAAACGAACAAATGTAAAAGGAAGCAGTTCAAACATACAACGAAATTGGTTTTACATTTTCAATTATATGGAATCTTATATATATTTTACTTCATGTACTATGTGACCGGACGATGGATTTGATGTCCAGGGAAGTGTCATCTTCAGAAGAGCGGGCTGAAACCTGAACTGGCAAGACTGGTAGGAGTAGCTTGAAGAGCACAGCTGTTAGCATACAGACAGACACAGTAAGGCTCCATCTTGATGAATCTCACTGATTTCATTTCAAAGTAATATTACAGTTCTATTACAGGCTCGTGAACATATTCAGTGGCACGGCCTCACCGGGCGACAGCCTGATGCCTCCTCCGCTATGTGCCACTGTAACGAGTTGCTACTTGCTACCTAAAGGTGAAGACACCAAGGATGATGATTCTCTTTCGAAGGACGCTCCGGTATATATATCCATGACTGAAGAAATGATTATCTTGGGTAGAGCGGTATATATTCTTACACAAATAATTTTTTATACCTTCTCCACAGTACAGGTGCCTTCAGCGAGGCAAGAAATATTTCACACTTCAGTGAAATAGATTGAGGTGGTCCTTGAGAATGAGAAGTAGCATTAAGAGCTGCAGCCTATTGTGTGCCTGAAATTTCTGAAATTTTGTTCAAGCACATGAACAAATCAACATCTCAGTGGAAACTATGTATCTATTCTGATACGCTACAGAATCATCGGATATTGAGTCACAATATATGTAGAAAATCATATATAGAGGGCCATTTTTTACTTACTATGTTTCCATCACACTGATTCTGTTATCAATCAGGATTACAAATTTTATTATAGGCTCATGAAAATTGCCAACGCAACCGTTTATAGCAAAGAAGAGTATGCTAGTATTGATTGACAAACCAAAACTGTACAGAAAAAGACACATTATAAGAAAAGGGTGGTTGTAActtagggcctgttcggccgctCTCCGCGGAGCGGAGCCGGCGGAGCGCCCTTTTAGCAGCTCTGCGTATTATACCTAGCAAGCCACTCCGCTCCGGCGCGGAGCCGCGGAGCGGAGGGAGTTCGAACGCGGCCTTACTGTAGCAGCCAGTGTTGGGTCTTCGTGTGCAGGGGGGGTGTCATCTTCAGACAAGTAGGCTGAAACCTGAACTTGCAAGATTCAGGTTGTCCCTTCACAAGTAGCATCAAGATATGCAACCTGCTGTGTACCAAATTAAACATCAGAAACGTATCCAACACTACACTGAAAAAATATCACCTAAAGTGGAAAAATATATATATTGCAACCTGCTGTGTACCTAGAAACTTCTGAAATCATATCGCACTACACGAAAAAAACACAAAAAGTGAAAAATATATACTTACTCTGATATACTACAGAATCATCAGATAGCGAGTTCTTGAAGGAAAACAAACACAGAAGACATTTGTTGACATACAGACATAACTCATTATGATAGGTGTTTATTCAGAATCATCCATCTCAGTATCTGAACTTGAAGGAATAGACAGGTACACAATGGGGGAATAACTGAACTTAATTATGAATTTACAAACGTTGACAAATGTTTGAAGAATTGGACAGGTGAGTGTTTCATAACAGATGACAATGTATGGGCAGCTCCTTGCGCAGGTATATGACCCAACGGGACTGCTTGCTGACATTAACTCCCTGGTCACACCTTTACTGCTAAGCCGGATATAGCGTTGGAACTCTGTTTTGGGGTCACTGCCATACTCCATGACATCATTAGGCTGATTGTTTTGAACCTGTAGAAAACAATACAATTCATACAAACATCACAAAAGTTCAAGCAGCGTTCCAGAAATAAATGAATATGGGAGGAAAACAATCATTGCCAACCTCCTGTAAATCAGATATTGCATCTTCGAGGACAAGAGCTTTTTTCAAGTATTTATTTGCTGTTTCCTCATAAGCAACGAGACACCGCTGAGGACAGAACATCATTTTAGTAAGATAAAGTAACAATCATTATAGTGTTCGAGAGAAATGATAGTAAATAACATAGTGGCCTGTGATGTATTTTCGTaccaaaaatgcatttggcactaGTCCTCGCTTAATAACATCATGGGTGGGAAGTGGGAATTTCGGAAGAACCTACATAGCCAGATGTACCTTCATATGGCAGTAGTGTCACAAGGTAAAAATGAGCACAGAAAGGACACAAACCATGGAAGGAAGAGCTCCCCAGATAAATGCCCTCATCCTAAACTGCGGCAGCCCATAACAACCCGCAACCATCACCCCAAGCCTGGCCTGGTAGTTCATAGAGACAAGGCGACTCAATGCATAGTGGCCGAGGAACCCATCTGCAAATTTCAAGATGTCTACAACGTTCTCCATAAGAACATATTTAGGTCGCAGATATTTCACAATATCCATAAAGACAACCAATTGCTTGTTCTTTTCATCCGTCAGCGGATCATCAGGCTTTCTGAATCTGTTGAATCCACTAACGCCTTGGCAGGGAGGACCCCCACAAATAAGATCCACAGAGCCCTTCGGAAAATACACAATTAGATGCCACAATAAAACTAGCACAAATGGAACAAGGAGGGATATAATCTTACAGGCAAAGGCAGAATGGAATCCCTATATCCACTCTGAACAAATTCTTTAATGCACTCATAGGAATAGCTGAAATGCAAACAAGGATGAGAAACCACTGATGAAAATTAAAGAGACAAATGTAATAAAAAAGATGCCAACCTCAGACCATCAATTGGCTCCCATGTATCTTGACTAGCATCATATTTTTTCCACCGAACCTATTTAAATAATCCTTCTCTTTAGACAAAAATCATATACTCATGTCCATGGTAGCAAGCGTAGAATAATACAGACAGGAACATAAGTAACTCTGAAATCTAAAGGAATTGCACAGATATGTAATCAAGTCTGCAGTACCTTAAACCATAAGCCATTTTTTCCAGTCTTATTTGGATCGCCATAGCATATATCAACAAGCCTCTCTACCTCAAATACATCCTTTGGTAGAGATTCGTTTTCATCATTTCCATCATCGTTTGATGCCTGAGCTAGATCAGAGCCCAAAGAATTGCTGCCGTGGATGACATATTTCTTACAGAGTGCATTCCACTGTTGAAGGAGGGATAGGAAATCTTCAGCCTTCTCATTTCGTACCTACAGTTAGAGGGGAAAGGCGTACAAGTCAATATCTCTGGTTGATGAAAAAGGGAATGCAATCAGTGGCACTTTGCCAATTTTAACTACCTGTGTTGAAGGGTGGTTATGCTTTAGGCTCTCACAAGCATGTGAGTTCATGTCCACAGCCCATATCTGCACAAGAGAACCTTAACACTGTCAATTATAGGGTCAGCTACAGTGCTACGCCTTTTCGAAAAAAGCTACAGCGCTACGACGTACAAATCACAACACATACAGTTTCTAGTTTTATGCCAGCCAATTCTGCACCAAGGCAGAGCCCTGTTGACATAGCCCCACACCCTGAATATAGATCGAGCAGACTGTATGTCACAAGATCAGCCACTGGTTTCCCCTCTTCACAAGATATATTTGAAGTTGCATCActgtcttctgcatcatcattttCTACAACAAAATAACTCATCAATAAACATGACAAGAAATATCATGGTAGTGCAATTGTTGATGAATGCATTTTAGTTTGTGAAATGTACCTCTGAGATGTATTAAAATCAGTACAGATATGTACCATTATAGTGTAAGACAGTTCAGTATCACAACAATATACTATCCAAGTCCACTGTGTTGTTTAATTAAATAAGTTGCCTACAGGCATCACCGAGCAAGACATGTGAAGATTCCAACAGAAACAAAATACACCTATAAATTATTACCTGCTGGCAAATTTGCAAATGTGGAACATGCCACCGAGTAAGACATATCATAATAGTAATCAGAATTTGATATTAACCGATCTTTTGCCTGTGGTATCTCCTGTAGTTGTTTGacaaaacagaaatataaaagaTCAACACAAACCTGACAAGTAGTATGTAATAAGCCTACTTTAACTTGAAAGAAAAAATCACTTACATTTGGGGCAACATAAATTATGTTCAGTTTACAAATTATTGACTCAATCATGTTGTCATTCTTTTCCTCTGAAAGGAAAACACGCCTATCATTATGTTGATGATCATGGACCTTAAGCAGCTTCGGTGAGATGACCTGCAAGTTAAACTGATGAACTCAGTGCGTGCGTGGAGTAATATGACTGTTAGTTGGTACGTTGTGGGCTTTATTTCTGAAACAATGCATTATTTTTATCCTGTTAATTCACTCCAAGGAAAGAAAAGCCAGAAATTCAGGATAAAAATGTTGTGCAAGGTTGAAAATGCAACAGctaaaagaaaagttaaaaatatTATGCAAGTTGCATTCTATTGTGCAATGCATTTGTCTTAGGCACGTGCTCAATTGCCTTTTAAAAAGGAAAACACCTTCATAATACATACCGTATCCTCCGCAAGGAAAAACCAACGGCATGTGAAGTATGATCTGTCATCTCTACCTTGAAAAAACTCTGTAATACGGCCAATGTAACTCTCTTCATCGGGACCAGCCTGCAGCCACTCAAAATAACAACATAATTAGCAAACTTGGTGGATGTCTGAAGGTTAACAGCATGCCAGAAACAGAAAGCAGCACCACATTCAACAGTTTGTGTGACAAAAAAAAGGCAACATGTGCTGCTGAATTAATCATCTCCATACGTTTTTTATTTCCAGCATTGGACATAATTTAATTATTATATATGCAACAATACCTCCAAACTGAATGTTTGGCAGTTAGCAGCATCAGCATTCCAGAAATAACAGGGAGCAGAGCATTTCAAGAGTTAGCATAACAGAAATGGCGCATGTGCTGTATATGTCCAATACTGTAGGAATTAACCCTCTAGCTAAGAAATTAATGGCAATCAATTAAAATAGAAGGAACCTAGGACCTCGACAATCATCAATCattaaatccagaaattgatttaggTACGTCTTTAATCTTCATCATCGAACATGATTTAACTAGTTTACATGCAAACTTTCAGTATACATATAGTACAATAATATCTCCAAATTGAAGTTCTGGAAGTAAACAGCATGCCAGAAACAAGAAGGAGCAGAGCATTTCATCAGTTATCAACTTAGCATCCAGAAATAATGGCAGTCGATCAATTAAAAAGCAATAATGCACCGAAATAAAGCATACCACGAACTAAGCAATCACTCATTCTTCGGATGCAGTAGCAACTAATGGTTGACCTTGATGAAGACATCGTCATTGAGATTGAATATGACATTGTCGACAGAAGCAGAAGTGTAGTGGCACCGGGCACTAATCTGCTCCCCTTCCCAATATGGAAAGCTGCTGTACATATGGAATGAAGTCCAGTTCAGGTTTACATATAGAGTACATTTTGAAAACAGGCAGCGCAAATGAATGAGCTCCCTCCCTTTGAGTCTTTGACATGATTACAACCGGGTGAGTAGAGGGAATGATGAGAATCGATTCAGAGATGCATACCCCGTAGTGCGCGAATGGTGAGAACCTTGCAGCAGAAAGTTGAAGGATTTTCTTCAGTCAGACTCACTTCCGATGCAGGAAGGAACATAATTAATATGCGTACCACCGATCTAAGTGCTGAGAGTCTGAGACTGAGACAGAGACTGACCGACGACACACGTACCTTGGTTTTGCTGTACCTGTGCGTCGGCGTCCGGCTGTCTGTAGCGCAGCGGCGTGGAGGTGGCGCGCCTCGGTCTGGAAGAGGGCGGCGGCGCGAGCTGATGGTGGCCTCACCCTCGCTCCTCACATGCTGACGCTGCCTGACCGTTTCGAGGAAAAACGCCAACACTTTCTCCTCCTCTTCTGCCTTTAACTCACTTTGCcttgcctctcctcctccttcctccttcctgcTGCTGCGCTTGCGCGCGTACGGGGAAAGATAAGAGGTACGTAGGTGCCGTGCCCGTGCGTGGTTTcagt
The sequence above is drawn from the Triticum aestivum cultivar Chinese Spring chromosome 7A, IWGSC CS RefSeq v2.1, whole genome shotgun sequence genome and encodes:
- the LOC123147187 gene encoding uncharacterized protein yields the protein MLLPVHQLPASLRPPSSCARAGSPTSAAPRASSAPGRDRRVVAVLPAAGPLHIADEEPILRHNSFARSMRAPSMAIEEATSLDHQHMAVLSLASAWMRSLTDQTKAAPSYQIVLILAVVLLTQSQRIQSSQNCNLEDQHQSGKSSTF
- the LOC123153904 gene encoding DNA (cytosine-5)-methyltransferase CMT1-like, which produces MAAAAAPAANWRTTGEGLVLQTARAVAAEHKVPLDVVLRGSFADAVDGPQGFLGLHAAEDDVIVHDQATGKDFIKFSNFQKFQEACGVGQGQRQAGAQLVVVVMPYADLTSCNLLQGLDMAAPHYGYAKMYVANLDMLLWKQRAFMALKDELAKCRSLITQLEVAANLGKSQLHPFPERAQVLKLEEQSEFRRKLMDARRRIQDALDKARLEVQLITQELQANPCWISFPYWEGEQISARCHYTSASVDNVIFNLNDDVFIKAGPDEESYIGRITEFFQGRDDRSYFTCRWFFLAEDTVISPKLLKVHDHQHNDRRVFLSEEKNDNMIESIICKLNIIYVAPNEIPQAKDRLISNSDYYYDMSYSVACSTFANLPAENDDAEDSDATSNISCEEGKPVADLVTYSLLDLYSGCGAMSTGLCLGAELAGIKLETIWAVDMNSHACESLKHNHPSTQVRNEKAEDFLSLLQQWNALCKKYVIHGSNSLGSDLAQASNDDGNDENESLPKDVFEVERLVDICYGDPNKTGKNGLWFKVRWKKYDASQDTWEPIDGLSYSYECIKEFVQSGYRDSILPLPGSVDLICGGPPCQGVSGFNRFRKPDDPLTDEKNKQLVVFMDIVKYLRPKYVLMENVVDILKFADGFLGHYALSRLVSMNYQARLGVMVAGCYGLPQFRMRAFIWGALPSMVLPKFPLPTHDVIKRGLVPNAFLRCLVAYEETANKYLKKALVLEDAISDLQEVQNNQPNDVMEYGSDPKTEFQRYIRLSSKGVTRELMSASSPVGSYTCARSCPYIVICYETLTCPILQTFVNVCKFIIKFSYSPIVYLSIPSSSDTEMDDSE